GCCACTGGTCTGTATcatatgtttaaaatgaaagatgattaaacaaaacaaacccaAAAAAATTCTATTCCACATTCTCACCTGTTGCTGCAATGCAGCGATCTTCACTCCCTGTACAGCTCAATACTTTTGAGCAGCTCTTGTCATCACAAGTGTAACATGTCTTTCCATTGGGGACAGTAGTGCTGGGATCTACAGGAAGAAAACAGGTATTACTGTGTCTTATTTTCTGTATAAGCAACACACCTTTAGCCGCtccatttaaatcagttcaagACAGACAAGCCACACCTTCTATTTCACTTCCCGATTGAATGACCTTGGAAGTAAAATGAGTGTTGACTTTAAAGAAGATTTGCACATGATGAGTGAAGTTCAATACCTGGAGCATCTTTGACGTTACACAGTTCAGTGTTACAGCAGGAAACAGATGTCTTTATGATGCCGAAGTTCATGGACAGACTTGAACAGTCGGGAGCACAATCTTTAACAATCACTTTTGTACTAATGTCACCTAAAATATGATAGGTACAAGAAAGACCAGTTTAACTATAAATGTCACAATTTAGCAGTTTTTCTCACAAACTAATTTTGAAATACAAATCATAATCTAGATTATTCTGTGACTAAAAACAGCAGTTCTGTCGCAGCACCAGGAAATAATATCAGCATCTTCAGTCAAAGATAAcagtacattttaataaatcataCTTGACTTACCAACTTGTGTTACTGCAAATGAACTGATGCACTTGGAAAATCCACTGGGACATGTTTTTAACTTCTGAGTTGCACAAGAACCCGTGTAACTGAAACACTCATAACAGTTGAGAGAGTGTCCTGTAATCAAACAGAGAGACCCTGAGAGAGATCCAGTGATCTGTATTTGTACTCAGTAACATTACAAACACTGTTTGACTTTGTACCTGCAGTGAACAGAACGAACAGAAGAAAAACTGACAGGTGCAGATCCATCTTTGATCAGGAGGAGAATGTAACAGTGTGCCTGTTTCAGTGCTCATTTTATAGCTTATCAGATGGGAGGGCCTTCATGAGGAAATGAAACAGAAACTTCACCTTAAATAATTTACCTGCCAGTTGAtgattaaattacagtaaaatatggAAACTACAAGGAATGTATACTCTAGTCTACTTCAAAAGTGATATAGTTCACCCATAATGAAAATtatgccatcatttactcaccctcatatcattcaaaacctttttttcttttttcttttatggaacacaaatgaaaagtgtATGTTTGAGTCCATAAAATTAAAGCTAGTTTGGTTCAATGTTGTTTGGATCCAAacgttctttaaaatatcttctagTGTTCTGCAGAATAAAGATGATCATTCATACTTATTGTACACTTATATAATAGTCTGTTGTCTataagagagagcgagagatgATTAGGTTGTCACTCAAGATGTCCTCTGTGTTgtctttaataaaatatttcagagtCATTAAGACAAACTCATCTTACGAACTGAATGTTCGTAGCATTCAattgatttaataaaatgatGGTTTAACCATCCTCTTGAGTCATTTTACatactttattatattttaggGTATAGAATGTGGAGCAAAGATCtttgaaacattttatcttgtAAATGAAACAGGGGTTAAAGCTTCCCTTACTCACTGCATAAagtttacttaaaaataaacttgaactttatttaagtacacttaatgaaatgaactttttttgtaagagtgattattttattacagaaaATTAGCAGTATTCCAAGCAGTAAGTCCATTCTATCAGAACTCCAAAGATGGTGCAGAGAAACAGGTTATAAACTCTGTACAGCATGTCTCATAGTAGATTCAGTGCAGCAGGAAGTAGGAGAGCAGCTCAGCAGAGGAACAGGA
This DNA window, taken from Megalobrama amblycephala isolate DHTTF-2021 linkage group LG4, ASM1881202v1, whole genome shotgun sequence, encodes the following:
- the LOC125266078 gene encoding urokinase plasminogen activator surface receptor-like; this translates as MDLHLSVFLLFVLFTAGHSLNCYECFSYTGSCATQKLKTCPSGFSKCISSFAVTQVGDISTKVIVKDCAPDCSSLSMNFGIIKTSVSCCNTELCNVKDAPDPSTTVPNGKTCYTCDDKSCSKVLSCTGSEDRCIAATGNYGGQSAVVKGCVSKFICDATALVPNVPNVEGIACCEGNLCNGAQSVTHSFLFLCCSLLSYFLLH